A single region of the Ahaetulla prasina isolate Xishuangbanna chromosome 13, ASM2864084v1, whole genome shotgun sequence genome encodes:
- the CTXN2 gene encoding cortexin-2: MSSSYCNNASVTMSVNEVSSFPLTLEQKTGFAFVGILCVFLGLLIIRCFKILLDPYSSMPSSTWEGEVEGLDKGTFEYALA; the protein is encoded by the coding sequence ATGAGCAGTAGCTACTGCAACAACGCGTCAGTGACCATGAGCGTCAACGAGGTGTCCAGTTTCCCGCTGACCCTGGAGCAGAAAACCGGTTTCGCCTTTGTGGGGATCCTGTGTGTCTTTCTGGGACTTTTGATCATCCGATGCTTTAAAATCTTATTGGACCCCTACAGCAGTATGCCTTCCTCCACCTGGGAGGGCGAAGTCGAAGGCCTCGATAAAGGGACATTTGAATATGCTCTTGCATGA